The following are from one region of the Nostoc cf. commune SO-36 genome:
- a CDS encoding DUF1350 family protein: MVNANLKLRFKPVSHSWVALHPQPKGVIQFIAGAFFGTFGPMLFYRYLLQSLFEQGYTIILLPFNFTFNHYVEAGFLMREQYEILPELVKMASVAGYDYEAYLDDKNFSWIGHSLGCKYISLLEGFTALPPEAQDREQFIRNLLSYTSDESQIESVIADINILFDELTRKRAEVKKLIYTYVHKDVNIDSVFIKGQVSILLAPAIADTGSAIRPQFLADIIDNLGWGVKPTVDETRNLIKDSELFNIMGLVCFNSDNIAESTCEWFTNILQKPPQDFRKSLAGGHLRPLGIQVGKYVINIFDKPLIKLVQERNKAFEQNVIKLLEKLKEKSN, translated from the coding sequence ATGGTAAATGCAAATTTAAAATTGAGATTTAAACCAGTTTCTCATAGTTGGGTTGCTCTACATCCACAGCCTAAAGGGGTAATTCAATTTATTGCAGGGGCTTTCTTTGGTACATTTGGCCCCATGCTTTTTTATCGCTATCTGCTTCAATCTCTATTCGAGCAGGGATATACGATTATTCTTTTGCCGTTTAATTTTACTTTTAACCATTATGTAGAAGCTGGTTTTCTCATGAGAGAGCAGTATGAAATTTTGCCAGAGCTTGTGAAAATGGCAAGTGTTGCAGGATATGATTATGAAGCTTATCTAGATGATAAAAACTTTTCTTGGATTGGACATAGCCTTGGCTGTAAATATATCTCGCTGTTAGAAGGATTTACTGCTCTACCTCCAGAGGCTCAAGATAGAGAGCAGTTTATTCGGAATCTGCTATCTTATACTTCAGATGAATCACAGATCGAAAGTGTTATTGCAGACATTAACATTCTCTTTGATGAACTAACGCGAAAAAGGGCTGAAGTTAAAAAATTAATTTACACTTATGTGCATAAGGATGTCAACATTGATAGTGTCTTCATTAAAGGACAGGTTTCTATCCTATTAGCACCTGCTATTGCTGACACAGGGAGCGCAATTCGTCCGCAGTTCTTGGCGGATATCATCGATAATCTTGGTTGGGGTGTAAAACCAACCGTTGATGAAACCCGAAACTTAATCAAGGATAGTGAGCTATTTAATATCATGGGCTTAGTCTGTTTTAACTCAGACAATATTGCTGAATCAACCTGTGAATGGTTTACCAATATTCTGCAAAAGCCACCTCAAGATTTTCGTAAAAGTTTAGCAGGTGGACATTTAAGACCTCTAGGTATTCAGGTAGGTAAGTATGTTATTAATATTTTTGATAAACCCTTAATTAAATTAGTTCAAGAGCGAAACAAAGCATTTGAGCAGAATGTAATTAAATTGCTTGAGAAACTGAAAGAAAAATCAAATTGA
- a CDS encoding DUF4346 domain-containing protein produces MDLIVEDLAAIDDKLSQRHIDLDPGGYFIIYLDREAGLIYAKHFTNVIDERGLAVDPETGKVIPARERVERTYTTVFSARTAKELCVKIFEETQPSPVTQLNHAAYLGREFVRAELALVTGQEYVQD; encoded by the coding sequence ATGGATTTAATAGTTGAAGATTTAGCCGCAATTGATGATAAACTTTCCCAGCGTCATATTGACCTTGATCCCGGTGGATATTTCATTATTTACTTGGATCGAGAAGCAGGGTTAATTTATGCCAAGCATTTTACAAATGTGATTGATGAACGTGGTTTAGCTGTCGATCCAGAAACAGGGAAGGTAATTCCGGCGCGAGAAAGGGTAGAACGAACTTACACTACAGTTTTTAGCGCGAGGACGGCGAAAGAACTTTGCGTGAAGATTTTTGAAGAAACTCAGCCCTCTCCTGTAACCCAATTAAATCATGCAGCTTATTTGGGTCGAGAATTTGTTCGGGCTGAGTTGGCTTTAGTCACAGGACAAGAGTATGTTCAGGATTAA
- the psb32 gene encoding photosystem II repair protein Psb32 gives MKQLLKQVFSSQKRLIRLIIPLVTVILVVASLFAAPALATGVYQIPSLTAGNDTWVLDQGEVISRLNEGKISSAFDDLAKQTNKEVRIVTVRRLDYGETPQSFTKQLFEKWFPTKEAQANQTLLVIDTVTNGTAIVTGDEVKPLLTDSIAESIATETVSVPLRNGNKYNQAFIDASDRLVTVLSGKADPGPPQIIDTVQVEGTYKKAEETDQGNATAWVVGLLIAATVIPMATYYIYQINQPSSDG, from the coding sequence ATGAAACAGCTCCTCAAACAAGTATTTAGCAGTCAAAAACGTCTCATCCGGCTAATTATACCTTTGGTAACGGTTATTCTAGTAGTAGCCTCGCTGTTTGCTGCACCTGCTTTAGCCACAGGTGTGTATCAAATACCTAGCCTCACAGCAGGGAATGACACCTGGGTTTTAGATCAAGGTGAAGTCATTAGCCGTCTAAATGAAGGTAAAATTAGCAGCGCTTTCGACGATTTGGCAAAGCAAACAAATAAAGAAGTCAGAATTGTGACTGTTCGCCGCCTTGATTATGGTGAAACACCCCAAAGCTTCACCAAACAACTATTTGAAAAATGGTTTCCGACCAAAGAAGCCCAAGCTAATCAAACTTTATTAGTTATTGATACAGTTACCAATGGTACTGCCATTGTTACTGGGGATGAAGTCAAGCCTTTGCTCACAGACTCTATTGCTGAGAGTATAGCTACTGAAACAGTCAGTGTGCCATTACGCAATGGTAACAAATACAATCAGGCATTTATAGATGCAAGCGATCGCCTTGTCACCGTCCTCTCTGGCAAAGCCGATCCAGGGCCACCCCAAATAATTGACACTGTGCAGGTGGAAGGCACTTACAAGAAAGCAGAAGAAACCGACCAAGGTAACGCTACTGCTTGGGTAGTAGGATTGTTAATTGCCGCCACCGTTATCCCAATGGCGACCTACTACATCTATCAGATAAATCAGCCATCATCTGATGGGTAA
- a CDS encoding DUF2103 domain-containing protein: MGKPPADSRSTASLRDATRTQKAARLVWNHSTHLSGLIPILERLCQHDGIQTVTPGVIGRAKGHCPKMQLRVSVPIRGGYKVIARQGKTVQEVFILTTLLQDQLETALAIAMR; this comes from the coding sequence ATGGGCAAACCTCCCGCAGATTCCCGCAGCACGGCTTCTCTACGAGACGCTACGCGAACACAAAAAGCTGCCAGATTGGTTTGGAATCACTCAACTCACCTTTCTGGTCTTATCCCCATTTTAGAACGTCTTTGTCAGCACGATGGTATTCAAACCGTTACACCGGGAGTCATTGGGCGGGCAAAAGGTCACTGTCCAAAAATGCAACTGCGCGTCTCAGTACCGATTCGTGGCGGCTATAAAGTCATCGCTCGGCAAGGAAAGACGGTACAAGAAGTGTTTATTTTGACGACTTTACTCCAGGATCAGCTAGAAACAGCATTAGCGATCGCTATGAGATAG
- the clpS gene encoding ATP-dependent Clp protease adapter ClpS translates to MVMTLSADVYGMATAPTIAPERSDQVIRKTYPNYKVIVLNDDFNTFQHVSECLMKYIPGMSGDRAWDLTNQVHYEGQAIVWVGPQEPAELYHQQLRRAGLTMAPLEAA, encoded by the coding sequence ATGGTTATGACACTTTCAGCAGATGTTTACGGGATGGCCACAGCACCAACTATAGCTCCTGAACGGTCTGATCAAGTTATCCGTAAGACTTATCCGAATTACAAGGTGATTGTATTAAACGATGATTTTAATACATTCCAACACGTGTCTGAATGTTTGATGAAATATATTCCAGGGATGAGTGGCGATCGCGCTTGGGATCTGACTAATCAGGTACACTATGAAGGTCAAGCGATCGTCTGGGTCGGGCCCCAAGAACCTGCGGAACTCTATCACCAGCAGCTGCGCCGAGCAGGTTTGACAATGGCACCTCTAGAAGCAGCTTAA
- a CDS encoding FAD-dependent oxidoreductase has product MKRRNKVAFSLTSLISLNLISSLVAFDSAMATPPRTPDKSVNCEILIAGGGLSGVAAAYEGLLAGRTVCLTEITDWLGGQISSQGTSALDERPTQRSLKFYSRGYLELRNRIGRKYGELNPGDCWVSDSCFLPRDAHTILAQMLKDAEKQGKGKLQWFPNTVIKDLEIAADGKIINSAIAIQHQPAKGAPPLNTLTLSQSIEDSYSYENSSRFTKTILSFTPKATKGDAPKWYVVDASETGEIIALADVPYRLGIDARSYLEPSSSSTNNDPYCPQGFTYTFAMEATKEPQPQTMPPFYLQYAPYFSYELTRLANFDLVFTYRRIWSPNKGKPTKFGGVSFTAATPGDISMQNWTWGNDYRPGTARDNLIYTRQQLQATGQLNPGGWSGGLRTETLRKAEENALSFYYWLVAGTTDSQLGDGVKQQQTNNRFVSGLNSPMGTAHGLSKYPYMREGRRIIGRPSWGQSAGFGIWEIDISRRNYNDEYYRNTLPADMYRRLRAAVAGLEAVSVIEGKVPPDKAMRRTRSTTFPDAVGIGHYAIDFHPCMVNSPPEAPGNTERPGERRGAGLAYPFQIALRAMIPQKIDNLLVGGKSIATSHIAAAAYRVHSFEWSSGAAAGTVASFAIKNAIAPYQLVDDLPKQEPQLEALKRLLQQNGNPTAFPDTSIFNENWDNWK; this is encoded by the coding sequence ATGAAGCGTAGAAACAAAGTAGCTTTTAGTTTGACATCGCTGATCAGTCTCAATTTAATATCTAGTTTGGTTGCATTTGATTCTGCGATGGCTACACCACCAAGAACCCCAGATAAAAGCGTTAACTGTGAGATTTTAATTGCAGGAGGTGGACTCTCTGGCGTAGCCGCAGCTTACGAGGGGTTGCTAGCAGGACGAACGGTTTGTCTCACAGAAATTACTGACTGGCTAGGAGGACAAATTTCTTCTCAAGGGACATCTGCGTTAGACGAGCGCCCAACTCAGCGATCTCTCAAATTCTATTCTCGCGGCTATCTGGAATTGCGAAACCGCATTGGGCGCAAATACGGTGAACTTAATCCGGGTGACTGTTGGGTAAGTGACTCCTGCTTTCTTCCGCGTGATGCTCATACAATTTTGGCCCAGATGCTTAAAGATGCCGAAAAGCAGGGCAAAGGAAAGCTGCAATGGTTTCCTAACACTGTAATTAAGGATTTGGAAATTGCTGCTGATGGCAAAATAATTAATAGTGCGATCGCAATTCAGCATCAACCAGCAAAAGGCGCACCACCTCTCAATACTTTGACTTTATCTCAAAGTATTGAAGATTCTTATAGCTACGAAAACTCATCTCGGTTTACTAAAACTATTCTCAGTTTCACCCCCAAAGCAACGAAAGGGGATGCTCCTAAATGGTACGTTGTAGATGCTAGCGAAACCGGGGAAATTATCGCCCTTGCTGATGTTCCTTACCGATTAGGTATTGATGCCCGTTCTTACCTAGAACCATCTTCTTCCAGCACTAACAACGATCCATATTGCCCTCAAGGTTTTACCTACACCTTTGCAATGGAGGCAACCAAGGAACCGCAACCGCAGACGATGCCTCCATTTTATTTACAATACGCGCCATATTTTAGCTATGAATTAACCCGGCTGGCTAACTTTGATTTAGTTTTCACTTATCGGCGCATTTGGAGTCCAAATAAAGGAAAACCAACAAAATTTGGCGGTGTAAGTTTTACTGCCGCGACACCAGGGGATATTTCCATGCAAAACTGGACTTGGGGTAACGACTACCGCCCCGGAACAGCAAGAGATAACCTGATTTACACTCGTCAACAATTACAAGCTACTGGGCAATTAAACCCAGGGGGTTGGAGCGGAGGATTACGAACAGAAACCCTCCGTAAGGCTGAAGAAAATGCCTTATCTTTCTATTACTGGTTGGTAGCTGGGACTACCGATTCTCAACTAGGGGACGGTGTTAAGCAGCAGCAAACAAATAACCGCTTTGTTTCCGGTTTAAATTCGCCAATGGGGACAGCGCATGGTTTATCAAAATATCCCTATATGCGAGAAGGAAGGCGCATCATTGGCCGCCCTAGTTGGGGGCAATCCGCAGGTTTTGGTATCTGGGAAATTGATATTTCTCGGCGAAATTATAATGATGAGTATTACCGCAATACTCTGCCAGCAGATATGTATCGTAGGCTACGAGCAGCAGTTGCAGGTTTGGAAGCAGTATCAGTAATTGAGGGTAAAGTTCCACCAGACAAAGCAATGCGACGGACTCGTTCTACCACCTTCCCCGATGCTGTGGGTATTGGTCACTACGCGATAGATTTCCATCCTTGCATGGTGAATAGTCCTCCAGAAGCCCCTGGTAACACAGAACGTCCAGGCGAAAGACGTGGCGCTGGTCTTGCTTATCCCTTCCAAATTGCTTTAAGGGCGATGATTCCCCAGAAAATTGACAACTTGCTGGTAGGCGGCAAAAGTATTGCTACTAGTCATATTGCTGCTGCCGCTTATCGGGTACACTCCTTTGAATGGTCATCTGGCGCAGCTGCGGGAACAGTTGCTAGTTTTGCGATTAAAAATGCGATCGCACCCTACCAACTAGTCGATGACTTACCCAAACAAGAGCCTCAATTGGAAGCACTCAAACGGCTTTTGCAACAAAATGGCAACCCTACCGCCTTCCCAGATACATCTATTTTTAACGAAAACTGGGATAATTGGAAATAG
- a CDS encoding DUF4912 domain-containing protein, producing the protein MSEPILAQSQPETPSFSLPKTVENGSTLRIDGSSSLGAINQSLKASFEKQFVGTKVEVAANGTNTALKDLLDGKIDIVAMGRGLTPAEKAQGLEQVRLHREKIAIVVGADNPFKGSLTSKQFARIFRGQITNWSQLGAPSGKIRLIDHPNTSETRDTFRAYPAFKTAEFATGANATQLTEDNTAEIIKQLGKDGISYVLANQVSQLKGVRVLQLHQALPDDAKYPFSQPLVYVYKKNPSLTTTDFLGFTLAPQGQQAIEQARTAEAEAIAVSVSQSTVTPSPSGQTTAAAPSPNATNSVFGEQPFVAAPTVQNSPIVNKETPLWLLLPVFFMTIAGALLWWVLGKSRSSTEKTDNLPESNPHLPNTEDANLALLNGSADPSINGVMLEEQSVPHFQEQETPDRTPFNIYAQTQSDLTANATHETSNLVQETTNGTSNLYQGSTSGVANGSENNNGAAALTNGAALATGIGAATWSTFTNKETDTIDETVELNNYTQTNTPESDEVAWDIEAPAAVVNTSYPHLTNISEELSDYDVELPSSDVTAPIPDLPDVPEVTSNFGYWDTEVNEDEVDEELQAELNWLESITSTEDTASIDELPLDESGEVAADVEPSVTQIPSLFDLPELPEDELNVVADAAEPTLDLPEAESPAEPTVEENVAESTDFTGVAVAAGAGMAAWATLASQTDTPVDNEPIAAETAIGLVDADDESNIVLIPQTYTSAHVSWEISEAKKAALRKQGGSQLVVWIYDVTGIDLSYQSPHLVQHYECEETAHDRFVEIPVTDHDYVAEIGYVADGDGWLFIARSPIVRVFSPVNPDPVVDDVAIADKTDIDLVDVQEEIAQEEIAQEQNSIVLTPRTYQWAEASWEISETKKAELQQQGGSQLVVRLYDVTEIDLSYQSPQFVQQYECDETAHDRFVEIPISDRDYIAEIGYVADGDWLFIARSAIARVFSPVPPDSTTDATVENVALISQTAIGLVDTQEEIVQEEIAQEEIAQEEIAQEEIAQEEIVQEESSIVLTPRTPKWAYVSWHISNAQTEALRQQGGSQLVVRLYDVTGIDLSYQSPQLVQQYESEEVARDRFVAIPVSDRDYIVEIGYLADGNRWLLIARSAIVRIFSRPQGDFWFVADAELIIHGATQPNTTVNISGHNIKTKPDGTFHLRLPFSDGLMDYLITVAADGESTRTIHKKFSQETSES; encoded by the coding sequence GTGTCAGAACCCATCCTGGCACAATCTCAACCTGAAACTCCCTCTTTTTCACTGCCGAAAACAGTGGAGAATGGATCAACACTGCGAATTGACGGTTCCAGTAGCTTGGGTGCTATCAACCAAAGCCTGAAAGCAAGTTTTGAAAAACAGTTTGTCGGTACAAAGGTTGAAGTTGCTGCTAACGGTACTAATACCGCACTGAAAGATTTGCTAGATGGCAAAATCGACATAGTAGCAATGGGGCGTGGGTTGACACCAGCCGAAAAAGCTCAAGGACTAGAGCAAGTTCGCTTGCACCGTGAGAAGATTGCGATCGTGGTTGGTGCAGACAATCCTTTTAAAGGAAGTTTGACCAGTAAGCAATTCGCCCGTATTTTCCGGGGACAAATTACCAATTGGTCGCAACTGGGAGCGCCTTCAGGGAAAATTCGGTTAATCGATCACCCGAACACGAGTGAAACTCGAGACACTTTTCGTGCTTATCCAGCCTTCAAGACTGCTGAATTTGCAACAGGGGCTAATGCTACCCAACTAACTGAGGATAATACCGCAGAAATCATCAAACAATTGGGCAAAGACGGCATCAGCTATGTGTTAGCTAATCAAGTGTCGCAATTGAAAGGTGTGCGAGTTTTACAATTACATCAAGCCTTGCCAGATGATGCTAAATATCCTTTTTCGCAACCTTTAGTTTACGTTTACAAAAAAAATCCCAGCTTAACAACAACCGATTTTCTTGGCTTTACCCTGGCACCCCAAGGGCAGCAAGCTATAGAACAAGCTAGAACTGCTGAAGCAGAGGCGATCGCAGTTAGCGTATCACAATCTACTGTCACACCTTCCCCCAGTGGTCAGACAACAGCAGCTGCGCCTTCTCCTAATGCCACTAATTCTGTATTTGGCGAACAGCCCTTTGTCGCTGCTCCTACTGTACAAAATAGCCCAATTGTCAACAAAGAAACACCATTGTGGTTGCTGCTACCTGTCTTTTTTATGACTATAGCTGGAGCTTTACTATGGTGGGTTTTAGGAAAAAGCCGATCTTCCACTGAAAAAACAGACAACTTACCAGAATCAAATCCTCATCTACCTAATACAGAGGATGCAAACCTGGCACTGTTGAATGGCAGCGCTGATCCCTCCATTAATGGAGTAATGCTTGAGGAGCAGTCAGTGCCGCATTTCCAAGAGCAAGAAACCCCCGATCGCACTCCTTTCAACATCTATGCTCAAACACAATCTGATCTAACCGCGAATGCTACTCATGAGACATCTAATTTAGTACAAGAGACAACTAATGGTACCTCTAACCTTTATCAAGGCTCAACATCGGGCGTAGCTAATGGCTCAGAAAATAATAACGGAGCCGCAGCTTTAACCAATGGTGCGGCTTTAGCAACGGGCATTGGGGCAGCTACCTGGTCTACTTTTACCAACAAAGAAACAGACACAATTGATGAGACAGTCGAGCTAAATAATTATACGCAGACAAACACTCCTGAGTCTGATGAAGTTGCATGGGATATAGAAGCCCCAGCGGCCGTAGTAAATACTTCATATCCTCACCTGACTAATATTTCCGAAGAGTTGTCTGATTATGATGTAGAGCTACCTTCATCTGATGTGACAGCCCCAATCCCAGACTTGCCAGATGTGCCAGAAGTAACATCAAACTTTGGATATTGGGACACAGAAGTTAATGAAGATGAGGTAGATGAGGAACTTCAGGCAGAATTGAACTGGCTAGAAAGTATCACTTCAACTGAAGATACAGCTTCAATAGATGAATTGCCTTTAGATGAGTCTGGCGAAGTAGCAGCCGATGTCGAACCGTCAGTGACACAAATACCCTCACTGTTTGATTTGCCAGAATTACCAGAAGATGAATTGAATGTGGTAGCGGATGCAGCCGAACCCACTCTCGATTTGCCAGAGGCAGAATCTCCAGCAGAGCCGACTGTTGAGGAAAATGTTGCTGAATCCACAGATTTTACTGGTGTTGCGGTAGCAGCAGGCGCAGGGATGGCAGCCTGGGCTACATTGGCATCACAAACTGATACTCCGGTTGACAATGAGCCAATTGCAGCCGAGACAGCTATTGGTTTGGTAGATGCAGATGACGAGAGCAATATTGTTCTCATCCCCCAGACTTATACATCAGCTCATGTTTCTTGGGAGATTTCTGAAGCCAAGAAAGCAGCGCTACGGAAACAAGGCGGCTCTCAATTGGTAGTGTGGATCTATGATGTAACTGGAATTGACTTGAGTTATCAAAGTCCTCACCTGGTTCAGCACTATGAATGTGAGGAGACAGCACACGATCGCTTTGTAGAAATTCCCGTTACCGATCACGATTACGTTGCTGAAATCGGCTATGTCGCTGATGGCGATGGCTGGTTATTCATCGCTCGTTCCCCAATTGTTCGTGTTTTCAGTCCTGTGAATCCAGATCCCGTAGTTGATGATGTGGCAATCGCGGATAAAACAGATATTGACTTGGTAGATGTCCAAGAAGAGATCGCCCAAGAAGAGATCGCCCAAGAACAGAACAGTATTGTCCTCACACCCCGCACTTACCAATGGGCTGAAGCCTCTTGGGAGATTTCTGAAACCAAGAAAGCAGAACTGCAACAACAGGGCGGCTCTCAATTGGTAGTGCGGCTTTATGATGTAACTGAGATAGACCTGAGTTATCAAAGTCCTCAGTTTGTCCAGCAGTATGAATGTGATGAGACAGCACACGATCGCTTTGTCGAAATTCCCATCAGCGATCGCGATTACATAGCTGAGATTGGCTATGTCGCTGATGGCGATTGGTTATTCATCGCCCGTTCTGCGATCGCTCGTGTCTTCAGTCCAGTGCCTCCAGATTCGACAACAGATGCCACAGTTGAAAATGTAGCGTTAATCAGCCAAACAGCTATTGGCTTGGTAGATACCCAAGAAGAGATCGTCCAAGAAGAGATCGCTCAAGAAGAGATCGCTCAAGAAGAGATTGCTCAAGAAGAGATTGCTCAAGAAGAGATCGTCCAAGAAGAGAGCAGTATTGTACTCACACCCCGTACTCCCAAGTGGGCTTATGTCTCTTGGCATATCTCCAACGCTCAGACCGAAGCGCTGCGCCAACAAGGTGGCTCCCAATTGGTAGTGCGGCTGTATGATGTGACTGGGATTGACTTGAGTTACCAAAGTCCGCAACTTGTACAGCAGTATGAATCTGAAGAAGTAGCACGCGATCGCTTTGTGGCTATTCCCGTCAGCGATCGCGATTACATAGTTGAAATTGGCTATCTTGCTGATGGCAATCGTTGGTTACTCATTGCCCGTTCTGCGATCGTTCGCATCTTCAGCCGTCCCCAAGGAGATTTTTGGTTTGTGGCCGATGCTGAGTTGATTATTCACGGAGCAACCCAACCAAATACAACCGTAAATATTAGTGGTCATAACATCAAAACCAAACCCGATGGTACTTTCCACCTACGTCTACCTTTTTCAGATGGTTTAATGGACTATCTCATAACAGTAGCTGCTGATGGAGAATCCACAAGAACTATTCATAAAAAGTTCTCTCAAGAAACTTCCGAAAGCTAA